The following proteins come from a genomic window of Kwoniella bestiolae CBS 10118 chromosome 3, complete sequence:
- a CDS encoding 5-aminolevulinic acid synthase: MQVTSLLRYSGVCPFLGHSTAGSLRSMASTNVSSNVSSLTAKAMTCPMMGPKLASISQARTYASVAGNREVEEMHKQKNVQFNNAEAAKCPHAQAAREAAVNVVETARTAGRFDYQQFYDAELQKKHKDKSYRYFNNINRLAAKFTIAHTSNVKDEVNVWCANDYLGMSKNPVVLGTMKRTLDRYGAGAGGTRNIAGNGALHLSLEDELASLHRKQAALVFSSCYVANDACLATIGAKLPGCVIFSDSSNHASMIQGIRHSGAKKVIFKHNDLADLEAKLKAVPKETPKLIAFESVYSMCGSVAPIEAICDLADKYGAITFLDEVHAVGMYGPNGAGVAEHLDYDAHLATRLSSDPVKGSVMDRIDIITGTLGKAYGVVGGYIAGSSDLVDVVRSYAPGFIFTTSLPPAVVAGAQASIAYQREYKGDRRLQQLNTREVKRQLNGLDIPVVPNPSHIIPVLVGDAALAKEASDMLLSNHQIYVQSINYPTVAVGEERLRITPTPGHSTEQITHLVESLDTVFNKLELKRISDWKAIGGRAGVGAPNTVPVENVWSDAQLGLDDGSAPKRLANGAKGVVRDEAVEVAQKRLTHLLGADAGPALASIPYV, encoded by the exons ATGCAAGTAACTTCACTCCTCCGATACTCTGGAGTTTGCCCCTTCCTGGGCCACTCCACCGCTGGCTCACTCCGATCGATGGCATCCACCAACGTATCTTCAAATGTCTCATCGCTCACTGCCAAAGCTATGACTTGTCCCATGATGGGTCCCAAGCTCGCGTCGATCTCTCAAGCTAGGACTTATGCTTCGGTCGCTGGCAACAGggaagttgaggagatgcacaag CAAAAGAATGTCCAATTCAACAATGCCGAGGCTGCCAAATGCCCCCATGCCCAAGCTGCAAGAGAGGCTGCTGTGAATGTCGTAGAGACTGCTCGTACTGCTGGCAGATTCGATTATCAACAGTTCTACGATGCCGAGTTGCAAAAGAAACACAAAGACAA GTCATACCGATACTTCAACAACATTAATCGACTTGCCGCTAAATTTACGATCGCGCATACTTCCAATGTCAAGGATGAAGTGAATGTGTGGTGCGCGAATGATTATTTAGGTATGAGTAAGAACCCTGTTGTACTTGGTACCATgaa ACGTACCCTCGATCGGTACggagcaggtgcaggtggtACCCGTAACATCGCGGGTAACGGTGCATTACACCTTTCTCTCGAAGACGAACTTGCCTCACTTCACCGTAAACAAGCCGCTCTCGTTTTCTCATCATGCTACGTCGCCAACGATGCATGCCTCGCCACGATCGGAGCCAAGTTACCTGGATGTGTGATTTTCTCCGATTCTTCCAACCATGCATCGATGATTCAAGGTATTCGACACTCTGGCGCCAAGAAGGTCATCTTCAAACACAACGATTTGGCCGATCTCGAAGCTAAACTCAAAGCTGTGCCTAAGGAAACACCCAAGCTGATCGCTTTTGAAAGTGTTTATTCGATGTGTGGATCTGTCGCACCCATTGAAGCGATCTGCGATCTCGCCGACAAATACGGAGCTATCACTTTCCTAGATGAAGTTCATGCTGTTGGGATGTACGGTCCTAATGGTGCGGGTGTAGCTGAACATTTGGATTACGATGCTCATCTCGCTACTCGACTTTCTTCCGATCCAGTCAAGGGTAGTGTCATGGACCGAATCGACATCATCACTGGAACGCTCGGTAAAGCCTATGGAGTGGTTGGAGGGTACATCGCTGGGTCATCAGATTTGGTCGATGTAGTCCGATCTTACGCTCCCGGCTTCATCTTTACCACTTCGCTCCCACCCGCTGTAGTTGCCGGTGCTCAGGCTTCGATCGCTTATCAAAGGGAATACAAGGGTGATAGGAGATTACAACAGCTCAATACCCGAGAAGTCAAACGACAATTGAACGGTCTTGATATCCCCGTTGTTCCCAATCCATCCCATATCATCCCCGTCCTTGTGGGTGATGCAGCCTTGGCAAAAGAAGCGTCAGATATGTTATTATCCAACCATCAGATCTACGTTCAATCCATCAACTACCCCACCGTAGCTGTCGGGGAAGAACGATTAAGAATCACCCCTACACCCGGACACTCGACCGAACAAATCACTCATCTCGTCGAATCGTTGGATACAGTATTCAACAAGCTTGAACTGAAGAGAATCTCAGATTGGAAGGCTATCGGTGGACGAGCCGGTGTGGGTGCACCCAACACTGTCCCAGTGGAGAATGTTTGGTCAGACGCTCAATTGGGTCTGGACGATGGATCTGCGCCTAAGCGATTGGCGAACGGTGCGAAGGGTGTGGTGAGGGATGAAGCTGTCGAGGTGGCTCAAAAGAGATTGACCCATTTGCTTGGGGCTGATGCTGGGCCTGCCTTGGCGTCTATCCCTTATGTATAG